The genomic region ACAATGTTTCCTTAATTAACAGTGCCTACCTAATTATAAATATTCTTTAAACATTTCACACTTCTTACATTCTTCTCTAATCAGAAAATACTCGATCAATTGCCATAAGCCGAGGTAAGTCCTTACATTGACTGTTCTATATTTTGATGCTTTTCATCCAAATGTATAGCATATTGATTATTTAGTACAATGTGTTAGTATATGttgttgtgtttttattttaCTAATCTTACATTTGAATTGTATGCAGAAATAGAACAACCTGCAATCACCCTGTTGAATGATTTGGACCTCAACGTTGATAACTACACCATCAGCATTCGCATTGTTCGTTTGTGGACAAGAGCTGATTTCAATAACGCTAGAAAAGTTTATTGCAATGATATGATAGTCATGGACAGTGAGGTAAGCGTTCATAGActactatttttatttaatattatataaagGTAATTCTTAAAGTACGTATTATTTGCATGACATTTTCAATATCTCTAATTCATGCAGATCTGATGTTTTGTTTGGAGGTAAGGttattgtttttggtggtgattttAGGCAAATATTACTTGTTGTTCCAAACGGTGGACGACAAGAAATTGTGAATACCTCATTATGTTCGTCTTATCTATGGAGGAAGTGTAAGTTGTTGAGTTTAACTAGAAATATAAGGTTAACCGTTGGAAGACCTTCATTTGAAGTTGAAGAGATCAATAATTTTGCAAAATGGTTGATGGATGTGGGTGAGGGAAATGTTGGTGGTTCGAATGATGGAGAAGCAATAATTGAAATACCACCTGATCTTTTAATTGACAGCACATCTAACCCAATTTCTAGCCTGGTTGATTTTGTCTATCCGTCAATCTTGGAAAACTACAATGATCGTAATTACTTTAGTAATAGGGCTATAATTGCGCCTAAGAATGAGGTTGTTCACGAGATTAATGACAGATTGTTGGCATTATTCCCAGGTGAAGAAAAAGAGTATTTTAGTTCTGACAGTCTACGCCCCACTGAAGATGGCAATGCTGATCAGCAAAAAATATACTCACCTGACGTGTTGAACGGTCTTAAAGTATCTGGTTTACCAAATCATAGGTTAGTACTTAAAGTTGGTGTTCCAATAATGTTGTTACGAAATATTGACCAACGAAATGGTATGTGTAACGGTACAAGGTTAAAGGTTACAAAACTTTACAGCCGTGTAATTGAAGCTGAGATAATTTCAGGTGGAAATATTGGTTCTCGGACATTCATACCTAGAATTAATTTGGTACCTTCGGATAGAAAGATTCCTTTCGCATTTCAAAGGAGGCAATTTCCAATAGTTGTATGTTTTGCGATGACGATCAACAAAAGCCAGGGCCAGCCGCTATCTAAGGTTGGTTTGTACTTGAGACAACCAGTTTTCACAGATGGTCAATTGTACGTAGCTTTATCGAGGGTTACAAGACGAGATGGAATCAAGTTACTAATACTAGACAATGAAGGCAGACCTACAAATAAAACAATGAATGTTGTATATAAAGAGATATTCAATGACTTGTGAACTTTTTATGTTTATCATGTATTTTTCTTATTTCACGTAGTTTCTATCATTTATGTTAGTATTCGAACGAACCTGTAATAAAGTATTTACGCATTAAAGTATTGAAAACTTTTGACAATCATTATACACAGTATGAAATCAACACAGCAACCCAAGAATAGCGACAAAACGGTGGAGAAAATcttatttaacccaaaccaaaaaagaACCCCCCAGAACCCTTAATCTTACCAACAGTAAGATTATAACAGTACAGAATAA from Helianthus annuus cultivar XRQ/B chromosome 10, HanXRQr2.0-SUNRISE, whole genome shotgun sequence harbors:
- the LOC110882751 gene encoding uncharacterized protein LOC110882751, whose amino-acid sequence is MYLSEIEQPAITLLNDLDLNVDNYTISIRISWTVRSDVLFGGKVIVFGGDFRQILLVVPNGGRQEIVNTSLCSSYLWRKCKLLSLTRNIRLTVGRPSFEVEEINNFAKWLMDVGEGNVGGSNDGEAIIEIPPDLLIDSTSNPISSLVDFVYPSILENYNDRNYFSNRAIIAPKNEVVHEINDRLLALFPGEEKEYFSSDSLRPTEDGNADQQKIYSPDVLNGLKVSGLPNHRLVLKVGVPIMLLRNIDQRNGMCNGTRLKVTKLYSRVIEAEIISGGNIGSRTFIPRINLVPSDRKIPFAFQRRQFPIVVCFAMTINKSQGQPLSKVGLYLRQPVFTDGQLYVALSRVTRRDGIKLLILDNEGRPTNKTMNVVYKEIFNDL